The following are encoded in a window of Staphylospora marina genomic DNA:
- a CDS encoding site-specific DNA-methyltransferase, with protein sequence MYKQFPAMAFREESEDPRFRELLDMLLEQRRTNPERVRRLVEACLGEEMGERYGLSWSGKQKALREGLQPPTGRLVPVSEKSVRPERTENRIIEGDNLEVLKLLEPELSGQVKMIYIDPPYNTGHRYIYKDSWRERGSRGRHARETDGADAVDRRHAGWLNMMYPRLILASRLLRPDGMIFVSIDDHEVHRLRLLMDEVFGEERFLATIIWQKVYSPRMDARGFSADHDYILVYGGPEARVNRLPFRQNRSQFGKVDDAGRPYRRRSLRKEGSHSLRSDAPGFFFPLTAPDGTKVWPVKPDGTEGCWRWTREKYERELAAGNVEWVKGEKGWQPYAKQYMNPDATRPPTTIWMHREAGHNHEASEELAELLGPRVFDSPKPVRLIRRMLQIATTGEDDLVLDFFAGSGTTAQAVLEQNLEDGGKRRFILVQLPEPTGLDPFPTISDLTAERVRRVIRRMEEQGIGEEPGFRFERWCGDAP encoded by the coding sequence ATGTACAAGCAATTTCCCGCAATGGCTTTCCGGGAAGAAAGCGAAGATCCCCGCTTCAGGGAGCTTCTCGACATGCTGCTTGAACAACGGCGCACGAATCCGGAACGGGTCCGGAGGCTTGTGGAAGCGTGTCTGGGTGAAGAGATGGGCGAGCGATACGGACTGAGCTGGTCAGGCAAGCAAAAAGCGCTCAGGGAAGGACTTCAGCCGCCGACCGGGAGATTGGTGCCTGTGTCTGAAAAATCGGTCCGGCCGGAGCGGACGGAAAACCGGATCATCGAGGGGGACAATCTGGAAGTGCTCAAACTGTTGGAGCCGGAGCTTTCGGGGCAGGTGAAGATGATTTACATCGATCCCCCGTACAACACCGGTCATCGGTATATTTACAAGGATTCCTGGCGGGAGCGGGGAAGCCGGGGACGGCACGCCCGCGAAACGGATGGAGCGGATGCGGTCGACCGCCGGCATGCCGGGTGGCTGAACATGATGTATCCCCGGCTCATCCTGGCGAGCCGGTTGCTCAGACCGGACGGGATGATCTTCGTCAGCATCGATGACCATGAAGTGCACAGGCTCCGCCTGTTGATGGATGAAGTGTTCGGAGAAGAACGGTTCCTGGCAACGATCATCTGGCAAAAGGTGTACAGCCCCCGCATGGATGCCCGGGGGTTCAGTGCCGATCACGATTACATCCTGGTCTACGGAGGCCCGGAAGCCCGGGTGAACCGGCTTCCGTTCCGGCAAAACCGGTCCCAGTTCGGCAAGGTGGATGATGCCGGCCGCCCTTACCGGCGGCGCTCCCTGCGAAAAGAAGGGAGTCATTCCCTGAGAAGCGATGCTCCGGGATTCTTTTTTCCGCTCACGGCGCCGGACGGGACCAAGGTTTGGCCGGTCAAACCGGACGGAACGGAAGGGTGCTGGCGGTGGACCAGGGAGAAATACGAGCGGGAGCTGGCGGCAGGCAATGTGGAATGGGTGAAGGGGGAGAAGGGATGGCAACCATATGCGAAACAGTACATGAATCCCGATGCGACGCGTCCGCCCACCACCATCTGGATGCATCGGGAAGCGGGACACAATCATGAAGCCAGCGAAGAACTGGCCGAACTGCTCGGGCCGCGGGTGTTTGACAGTCCGAAACCGGTGAGACTCATCCGCCGGATGCTCCAAATCGCCACCACCGGCGAAGATGACTTGGTATTGGATTTTTTTGCCGGTTCGGGCACGACCGCTCAGGCAGTGCTCGAACAAAATCTGGAAGACGGAGGCAAGCGCCGGTTCATTCTCGTTCAACTTCCCGAACCGACCGGTTTGGATCCGTTTCCGACGATTTCCGATCTCACGGCGGAGAGGGTGCGTCGGGTGATCCGCAGGATGGAGGAGCAAGGGATCGGGGAGGAACCAGGATTCCGGTTTGAAAGATGGTGCGGCGATGCTCCGTAA